DNA from Kineococcus mangrovi:
CCTGCCGGGTCTGCGGGACGGAGATCGCGTACGCGCAGCTGGCGCAGCGGCACCTCACGTGGTGCCCCTCGTGCCAGCCCCGGTGAACGTCACCCCGCCGGGGTCGACGTCGCCGCCGGGCCCGTCCTCGTCCAGGTCGCCGCGACCCGGGCCCCGTGCTCGGCGCCCAGCGTCGCGGCGAGCTCGGCGAGCAGCCGGCGCGCGTCCCGCACGCACACCGCCGGGTCCGGTTCGAGGTCGGTGAGCGCGCGGGCGTCGCTGAAGCCGGCAGCGCGCCACCGCTGCTCGGGCAGGGTCCGCCGCCCGCTGACGACGACGACGGGAGCGGGGACGCGGGCCGCCGCGGCCGCCACGCCGACGGGCGTCTTGCCCCCGAGGGACTGCTCGTCGAAGCTGCCCTCCCCGGTCACCACGAGCGAGGCGTCGCGCGCCCGGTGCTCCCAGCCCGCCAGTTCCAGGACGACCTCCACGCCGGGTCGGCGGGTCGCGCCGAGCAGCCCCAGGGCCAGGAACCCGACCCCACCGGCCGCCCCGGCGCCGGGTTCGTCGCGGGCCTCGGTGCCCGTGGCCGCCGCGAGGACGTCGGCGAAGCGCGTCAGCGCCCGGTCCAGCAGGGCGACGTCGGCCGGGCCGGCGCCCTTCTGCGGCCCGAAGACCGCCGCCGCCCCGCGCGGGCCGAGCAGGGGGTTGTCGACGTCGGCGGCGAGCGTCCAGCGCACCGACGCCAGCCGCGGGTCCAGACCGGACAGGTCGAGGCGGTCCAGGTCCAGCAGGGCCGCGCCGCCGTCGGGCAGGTCGCGCCCGGCGGCGTCGAGCAGCCGCCCGCCGAGGGCCCGGAGGATGCCCGCGCCGCCGTCGGTGCTCGCGCTCCCGCCCACGGCCAGCACGACGTGCCGCGCGCCCGCGTCCAGCGCCAGCCGCACGAGGTCCCCGGTGCCGCGCGTGGAGGCCGTCAGGGGGGCGCGCACGCCACCGGGCAACCGGTCCAGGCCCGAGGCCTGCGCCATCTCGACGATCGCGGTGTCCCCGTCGCGCGCGTACGTCGCCTCCACGGGGGAACCCGTGGGCCCGGGCACCTGCGCGCCGACGGGGCGGAAGCCCGCCGAGCGGACCGCGGCCTCGACGGTGCCCTCGCCGCCGTCGGCGACGGGCAGTTCGACGGAGACGACGCCCCAGCCGGTGGTGTCCAGCCCGCGGGCGCGGGTCCCCTCGTCCAGCGCGTGCCAGAAGCCCCCGACGAAGTGCTCGGCGATCGTGTGCGCCACCTCGGTGGCCGTGAGCGACCCCTTGAACTTGTCGGGCGCCACGACGAGGTGGAACGCCGTCTGCTCGGGGGTCGGCATGGCGCGGACCCTACCGATCACGGGTCCGGGAACGACGCAGCGGCCGGTCCCCGGGGACCGGCCGCTGCGCGCTGACCTGGAGAGCGGGCGACGGGAATCGAACCCGCGTAGCTAGTTTGGAAGACTAGGGCTCTACCATTGAGCTACGCCCGCATGCGGTCACGGGTGACCACGCGGTCGAGACGCCCTCGTGGAGCGCCTCGGGGGACAGCCTAGCGGGTCGTGAGCGGTAGCCTGCTGCCTGTGCCGCCCGTGCGGTGGTGCGCGGGGTGTGGCGCAGCTTGGTAGCGCGTCCGCTTTGGGAGCGGAAGGCCCCCGGTTCGAATCCGGGTACCCCGACGGACGCGCGTCCGTCCGCCGTGCGGTCGGTCGCGCAGTGATGGGCCCCGGCGCGGACGGCTACGCTTTCGCGGTACGTCGGGGCTGACCCGGCGCACCGCACGCCTGACCACGACCTCCGCCGTGCGCGGAGAGACCCCAGGAGACCCCTGCTGTGAAGAGCGACGTCGAGACCCTCAACGCGACCCGGGTGAAGTTCACCGTCGAGGTCGGCTACGACGAGCTGAAGCCCAGTCTCGACCAGGCCTACAAGTCGATCGCGGGTCAGGTGCAGGTCCCGGGCTTCCGCAAGGGCAAGGTGCCCCCGCGCGTCATCGACCAGCGCTTCGGCCGGGCCGTCGTGCTCGAGGAGGCCGTCAACGACGCGCTGCCGAAGTTCTACCAGCAGGCCGTCGAGGCCTCGGACTTCCTGCCCCTGGGCGCCCCGACCGTCGACGTCTCGCAGGCGCCGGACCCGGCCACCGGCGGGGACCTGAAGTTCTCCGTCGAGGTGGACGTGCGCCCGACCCTGGAGCTGCCCGACCTGTCGACCATCGAGGTCGCGGTCGACGACCTGGAGGTGCCGCAGGAGGAGGTCGAGACCCGGCTGACCTCGCTGCGCGAGCGCTTCGGCACCCTGACCGGCGTCGACCGCCCCGCCGCCGACGGCGACTTCGTCTCCATCGACCTGCTCGCCGAGATCGACGGCGAGGAGATCGAGAGCGCCAAGGGCATCAGCTACCGCATCGGCCAGGGCAACATGATCGACGGCCTCGACGAGGCCCTCACCGGTGTCGCCGCCGAGGGCACCACGACCTTCACCGCGCCGCTGGCCGGCGGGGACCGCCAGGGCGAGGACGCGCAGATCACCGTCACCGTGCAGTCGGTGAAGGAGCGCGTGCTGCCCGAGGCGGACGACGACTTCGCCCAGCTGGCCAGCGAGTTCGACACCCTCTCCGAGCTCAAGGCCGACCTGCTCCAGCAGGTCGAGCAGTCCAAGAAGTTCGAGCAGGGCCTGCAGGCGCGCGACAAGGTCCTCGACAAGCTCCTCGAGGTCGTCGAGGTGCCGGTCCCGGCCTCCCTCGTCGAGGCCGAGATCCAGGCGCACCTGGAGCGCGAGAACCGCCTCGAGGACGCCGAGCACCGCGCCGAGATCGCCGAGTCCACCGAGCAGGCCATCCGCAGCCAGCTCCTGCTGGACGCGCTCGCCGAGCGCGAGGAGATCGGCGTCGAGCAGGGCGAGCTCATCGAGTACCTCGTCGGGCAGGCCCAGCAGTACGGCATGGACCCGAACCAGTTCGTCCAGATGGTCGATGGCGCCGGTCAGGTGCCCTCGATGGTCTCCGAGGTCCGCCGCCGCAAGGCGCTCGCGGTCGCCATGGAGCAGGCCACCGTGAAGGACGCCTCGGGCAACGCCGTCGACCTCGAGGAGCTCGTCGGCGGCGACGACGAGAGCACGGACGAGAGCACCGACGAGGCCGTCGAGAGCCCCGCCACCGAGGCCGGCGAGACCGTCGACCCGACCGGTGAGGACGAGCAGGCCGCCGCCGAGCAGACCGCGGCGCAGGAGCCGGCGCAGGAGTCGGACAAGAGCTGATCCCCGCCGCTGTGGGCGCACCGCTGCCCGGTGCGCCCACAGCGAAAAGGGCCTGGTCCCGACATGGTCGTCGAGGCCTGCGCGTTAGGGTCGAACGAGATCGGCGGAGCATCCGCCGGACCCTCCCGGACACGTCCGGGGTGGGTGGTCGACGCCAGGAGAGGGCCAGGGAACAGCGTGAGCGAGATCTTGAGCGCACCGGGACTGGTGACGCCGCAGGCCCGCACGGGTCAGCCGGGCATGGGCCTGGATGACAACGTCTACCAGCGGCTGCTGCAGCAGCGGATCATCTGGCTCGGGACCGAGGTCCGGGACGACATGGCCAACGCCATCTGCGCGCAGCTGCTGCTGCTGGCCGCGGAGGACCCGGACGCGGACATCTTCATGTACATCAACTCGCCCGGCGGCTCGGTGTCCGCCGGCATGTCGATCTACGACACGATGCAGTACATCAAGCCGGACGTGGCGACGATCGCCACGGGCATGGCGGCCTCGATGGGCCAGTTCCTGCTGTGCGCGGGGGCCGCGGGCAAGCGCTCGGCGCTGCCGCACGCGAAGATCATGATGCACCAGCCGCTCGGCGGTCTGGGTGGTTCGGCCTCGGACATCAAGATCCTGGCCGAGCAGATCATCGCGACGAAGCGGCAGATGGCCGAGCTCATCGCGCAGCACTCCGGCCAGACGTTCGAGACCATCACCCGCGACTCCGACCGCGACCGCTGGTTCTCGGCCCAGGAGGCGAAGGAGTACGGCCTCATCGACCACGTCGTGGGCCACACCAGCGAGGTCGAGGGCGGGGGCGGCACCGGTGCCTGAGCTGTTCCGCCCGCCGTTCACGACCGCCCCGAGGGGAGACCGCCCGATGAACCCGCAGTCCCGGCTGAACCCGGCCCACGATCAGTCCGCCCGCTACGTGCTCCCGCAGTTCGAGGAGCGCACGTCCTACGGCATGAAGCGCTCGGACCCGTACACGAAGCTCTTCGAGGACCGCATCATCTTCCTCGGCGTGCAGGTGGACGACGCCTCGGCCGACGACATCATCGCCCAGCTCATCGTCCTGGAGTCCCAGGACACCGAGCGGGACATCATCATGTACATCAACTCCCCGGGC
Protein-coding regions in this window:
- a CDS encoding glycerate kinase, translated to MPTPEQTAFHLVVAPDKFKGSLTATEVAHTIAEHFVGGFWHALDEGTRARGLDTTGWGVVSVELPVADGGEGTVEAAVRSAGFRPVGAQVPGPTGSPVEATYARDGDTAIVEMAQASGLDRLPGGVRAPLTASTRGTGDLVRLALDAGARHVVLAVGGSASTDGGAGILRALGGRLLDAAGRDLPDGGAALLDLDRLDLSGLDPRLASVRWTLAADVDNPLLGPRGAAAVFGPQKGAGPADVALLDRALTRFADVLAAATGTEARDEPGAGAAGGVGFLALGLLGATRRPGVEVVLELAGWEHRARDASLVVTGEGSFDEQSLGGKTPVGVAAAAARVPAPVVVVSGRRTLPEQRWRAAGFSDARALTDLEPDPAVCVRDARRLLAELAATLGAEHGARVAATWTRTGPAATSTPAG
- a CDS encoding ClpP family protease, which encodes MSEILSAPGLVTPQARTGQPGMGLDDNVYQRLLQQRIIWLGTEVRDDMANAICAQLLLLAAEDPDADIFMYINSPGGSVSAGMSIYDTMQYIKPDVATIATGMAASMGQFLLCAGAAGKRSALPHAKIMMHQPLGGLGGSASDIKILAEQIIATKRQMAELIAQHSGQTFETITRDSDRDRWFSAQEAKEYGLIDHVVGHTSEVEGGGGTGA
- the tig gene encoding trigger factor, yielding MKSDVETLNATRVKFTVEVGYDELKPSLDQAYKSIAGQVQVPGFRKGKVPPRVIDQRFGRAVVLEEAVNDALPKFYQQAVEASDFLPLGAPTVDVSQAPDPATGGDLKFSVEVDVRPTLELPDLSTIEVAVDDLEVPQEEVETRLTSLRERFGTLTGVDRPAADGDFVSIDLLAEIDGEEIESAKGISYRIGQGNMIDGLDEALTGVAAEGTTTFTAPLAGGDRQGEDAQITVTVQSVKERVLPEADDDFAQLASEFDTLSELKADLLQQVEQSKKFEQGLQARDKVLDKLLEVVEVPVPASLVEAEIQAHLERENRLEDAEHRAEIAESTEQAIRSQLLLDALAEREEIGVEQGELIEYLVGQAQQYGMDPNQFVQMVDGAGQVPSMVSEVRRRKALAVAMEQATVKDASGNAVDLEELVGGDDESTDESTDEAVESPATEAGETVDPTGEDEQAAAEQTAAQEPAQESDKS